Proteins from one Triticum aestivum cultivar Chinese Spring chromosome 7A, IWGSC CS RefSeq v2.1, whole genome shotgun sequence genomic window:
- the LOC123147380 gene encoding general transcription and DNA repair factor IIH subunit TFB1-1 — protein sequence MGTMTIGAKYKATLKDRGTGGVLRMSEDKLTFTPNDPRSLMKLSVDFRTIKGHKFNKVDGSKPTPALLNLSKDSDKGGGYIFEFENVGNRDLCRDFVARVLGKHQGTVPARPNVPPEISAVSTGPEQLSSAEMERRMKLLREDSELQKLHKKFVLGNILQESEFWATRKNLLDDETNKASKQKPSFKSAMLADVRPSADGQTNKVTFSLTTEIIHQIFAEKPAVHRAFLDYVPKKLSEKDFWTKYCRAEYLLRTKNTLAAKAEAADDEELAMFLKNDDILAKEAKLKIKRVDPTLDMEADAGDDYIHLLDHGILRDGSRDTTDTDSELARRTLSQDLNRHAAVVLEGRSTDIESTDTKTVAEALARSKKEPPPSSVADDASHERLVKVARMTEIEDLQAPRSLPYAPLCIKDPREYFDSQQANALRPLGSNDGRKARSCSLSTDDTFCHLMDQISSVKMNCPVVQSDVALKVSSFT from the exons ATGGGGACCATGACGATCGGTGCCAAGTACAAGGCCACGCTCAAGGACCGCGGCACCGGCGGCGTCCTCCGCATG AGTGAAGATAAGTTAACATTTACTCCTAATGATCCACGCTCACTAATGAAGCTCAGTGTCGATTTTCGGACCATCAAAG GCCATAAGTTCAACAAGGTAGATGGTAGCAAACCAACACCGGCATTATTGAATCTTTCAAAAGATTCTGACAAG GGGGGAGGCTATATTTTTGAGTTTGAGAATGTTGGTAACCGTGATTTGTGTCGCGACTTTGTAG CTAGGGTTTTAGGCAAACATCAAGGTACTGTGCCTGCTAGACCAAATGTACCTCCTGAGATATCAGCTGTGTCAACTGGTCCAGAACAGCTCAGTTCTGCCGAAATGGAACGGCGAATGAAATTGCTACGAGAAGACAG TGAACTGCAGAAGTTACATAAGAAGTTTGTGCTTGGTAATATTCTCCAAGAGTCTGAATTTTGGGCAACAAGAAAG AATTTACTTGACGATGAAACAAACAAAGCATCAAAACAAAAGCCAAGTTTCAAAAGTGCTATGCTAGCTGATGTTAGGCCATCAGCTGATGGACAG ACAAACAAGGTTACTTTCAGTCTGACTACTGAGATTATCCATCAG ATTTTTGCAGAAAAGCCAGCCGTGCATCGGGCATTTTTAGATTATGTCCCGAAGAAG TTGTCAGAAAAGGATTTTTGGACAAAGTACTGTAGAGCTGAGTATCTACTTAGAACAAAAAATACTTTAGCGGCAAAAGCTGAGGCCGCTGATGATGAGGAATTAGCCATGTTTTTGAAAAATGATGATATACTTGCCAAGGAGGCAAAGCTCAAG ATAAAACGAGTTGATCCAACATTAGACATGGAGGCAGATGCAGGAGATGACTACATCCATCTTCTG GATCACGGGATTCTCCGTGATGGCAGCAGAGACACAACTGATACTGATAGCGAGTTGGCTAGGAGAACACTTTCTCAGGATCTGAATCGGCATGCTGCTGTTGTTCTTGAAGGGAGATCAACAG ATATTGAATCAACTGATACGAAGACTGTGGCTGAAGCACTTGCACGGTCCAAGAAGG AACCACCTCCTAGCTCTGTTGCTGATGATGCTAGTCATGAGAGATTGGTAAAGGTGGCCCGCATGACTGAGATAGAGGATCTGCAAGCTCCACGAAGTCTCCCATACGCTCCACTTTGTATAAAG GATCCTCGAGAATATTTTGATTCTCAGCAAGCCAATGCTCTGAGACCTTTAGGTAGCAACGATGGAAGAAAGGCCCGCAGCTGCAGCCTGAGCACCGATGATACATTCTGTCATTTAATGGATCAAATATCTTCCGTGAAAATGAACTGTCCGGTTGTTCAGTCAGATGTTGCTCTAAAGGTAAGCAGTTTTACTTGA